From the Candidatus Omnitrophota bacterium genome, the window GATAGCTGACGTAAGGGTCGTCTTACCGTGGTCCACGTGCCCTATGGTCCCGATATTGAGATGGGGTTTCGTTCTCAAGAATTTTTCTTTTGCCATTTGGACCTCCTTAAGATAAATTTATACTTATATAAACGGATTAAGAAACAAAAAAACGTCACCTGGAGCTGCTGACGGGAATTGAACCCATGACCTCGTCCTTACCAAGGACGCGCTCTACCTACTGAGCTACAGCAGCGCAGAAAGCCGCCATAGCTTTGCGCGCTATTACTGCTTAAATAGAAATAGAGTATATAGTTTAGCAAAAAATTGTTTTTTGTCAAGATTTTTTTTAAATATTTTTTTTAAATATTTTTTAAAGGGTAAAAACAAGAGCTGCTGGCAGGTTTTAACACGCGGGAAACCGCGTGGAAGATAAAAAAATTACCTAACGATAATAACTTATAAAAGCCCTTGAATCTCTGCCGGGAATGCTTATCTTGGCTATTACCCTGCCGGCACGAAACAAACTAATCTCGCCTGGCGATTTGCCGGATACTCTGTTAAATATACGAGCGGCATCGCGGGCAACCGCTCTTAATAACTGGTCGTCGCGCAATGTGCTGTGGAAATTAATGTCAACATCAAATTTATTATCGGCAAACCTGACCTCACCAACGCTATAATAATAACGATACCTTGAATCCGCGAAAAAAGCCTTACGAATACGATAAACATTGTTGTCCATTACGGCGGCATTTGCCATACCATCGCGGGGAACAGGCAATATGTACTGCCTTATGCCAAACAAACACAGGCCAAA encodes:
- a CDS encoding GTP-binding protein, translated to MAKEKFLRTKPHLNIGTIGHVDHGKTTLTSAI